A window of the Scandinavium goeteborgense genome harbors these coding sequences:
- a CDS encoding siderophore-interacting protein — MSHQKKYPQRVRNELRFRELTVLRVERISQAFQRIVLGGEALEGFTSAGFDDHTKLFFPQPGSHFSPPTITDEGIVWGEGVRPQSRDYTPLYNAERHELAYDFFIHDGGLASQWAITAKVGDTLTIGGPRGSLVVPEDYAWQLLVCDESGMPALQRRLAALRELPVRPQVKAIVTVADAAYQDYLADCGFEIDWVVGHSEQAVADKLAALNVPQEDYFLWLTGEGAAVKSWLDGFVTDAMDPQLVRSQAYWHKK; from the coding sequence ATGAGCCATCAGAAAAAATACCCGCAGCGCGTGCGCAATGAACTGCGTTTCCGCGAGCTGACCGTCCTGCGCGTAGAGCGCATCAGCCAGGCATTCCAGCGTATCGTGCTGGGCGGCGAGGCGCTGGAGGGTTTCACCTCGGCCGGTTTTGACGACCATACCAAGCTGTTTTTCCCGCAGCCGGGCAGCCATTTTTCACCGCCGACCATCACCGACGAGGGCATTGTCTGGGGCGAGGGTGTACGCCCGCAGTCGCGCGATTACACGCCGCTGTACAACGCCGAACGACATGAGCTGGCGTACGATTTCTTCATTCACGATGGCGGCCTTGCCAGCCAGTGGGCGATCACGGCGAAGGTGGGTGACACCCTGACGATCGGCGGCCCGCGTGGATCGCTGGTGGTGCCGGAAGATTACGCCTGGCAGCTGTTGGTGTGCGACGAATCGGGAATGCCTGCGCTACAGCGTCGTTTGGCCGCGCTGCGCGAGTTGCCGGTGCGTCCACAGGTGAAAGCCATTGTGACCGTCGCCGATGCGGCGTATCAGGATTATCTGGCCGATTGCGGGTTTGAAATCGACTGGGTGGTGGGTCACAGCGAGCAGGCGGTGGCGGATAAACTGGCGGCGTTGAATGTGCCGCAGGAAGATTATTTCCTCTGGCTGACCGGCGAAGGCGCGGCGGTGAAATCATGGCTGGATGGCTTTGTCACCGACGCGATGGACCCGCAGCTGGTGCGTTCGCAGGCGTATTGGCATAAGAAGTGA
- a CDS encoding MetQ/NlpA family ABC transporter substrate-binding protein, whose translation MKKTLTLIAAATLSALSFASWADTLTVGASNVPHAEILEQAKPILAKEGIDLEIKRFQDYILPNTALAGREIDANYFQHIPYLNSVLKDHAGDKDYDFVSAGAIHIEPIGIYSKKYKSLKDLPEGGKIIMRDAVSEEGRILSIFEKEGVIKLKPGIDKVTARISDIVENPKKLKFLPNVEASLLPQMYNNDEGAAVVINANYAIDAGLDPVHDPIAVESGENNPYANIITVHSGDEKKKDIVALVNVLHSKAIQDWIRTKYKGAVIPVNN comes from the coding sequence ATGAAAAAAACACTGACACTGATTGCCGCCGCAACCCTGAGCGCCCTGAGCTTTGCTTCCTGGGCCGATACCCTGACCGTGGGGGCATCCAACGTGCCACACGCTGAAATTCTGGAGCAGGCGAAACCGATTCTGGCGAAAGAAGGCATCGACCTGGAGATCAAACGTTTCCAGGACTACATCCTGCCGAACACAGCGCTGGCCGGGCGTGAAATCGACGCGAACTACTTCCAGCACATTCCGTATCTGAACAGCGTGCTGAAAGACCATGCGGGCGACAAAGACTATGATTTCGTCAGCGCGGGTGCGATTCACATCGAGCCGATTGGTATTTACTCGAAAAAATACAAGTCGCTGAAAGACCTGCCGGAAGGCGGCAAAATCATCATGCGTGATGCGGTATCCGAAGAAGGCCGTATTCTCTCAATCTTCGAGAAAGAGGGTGTGATCAAGCTGAAGCCAGGGATTGATAAAGTCACTGCGCGTATCAGCGATATCGTTGAGAACCCGAAAAAACTGAAGTTCCTGCCGAACGTGGAAGCGTCCCTGCTGCCGCAGATGTACAACAACGACGAAGGCGCGGCGGTGGTGATTAACGCTAACTACGCCATCGACGCTGGTCTGGATCCGGTACATGACCCGATTGCGGTCGAGAGCGGCGAGAACAACCCGTACGCCAACATCATTACCGTGCATAGCGGCGATGAGAAGAAAAAGGATATCGTGGCGCTGGTGAACGTGCTGCATTCCAAAGCAATTCAGGATTGGATCCGTACGAAATATAAAGGTGCGGTAATTCCAGTAAATAATTGA
- a CDS encoding copper resistance protein, translating to MIPRQRKALLLVALACLVVLICTAQRMAGLHALMINASPVAQQSAQQHQDSDAPVTPCELSAKSLFATPPVMFEGAIFAITLLLAVLAAVPQRPERQWPPRVISPPRLRVHLRLCVFRE from the coding sequence ATGATCCCACGTCAGCGTAAAGCTTTGCTTCTTGTCGCTCTGGCTTGTCTGGTGGTGCTTATCTGCACCGCGCAGCGCATGGCGGGGCTGCACGCGCTGATGATCAACGCCTCTCCGGTTGCTCAGCAATCCGCTCAACAACATCAGGACAGCGACGCGCCGGTGACGCCGTGCGAGCTCAGCGCGAAATCCCTGTTTGCGACGCCGCCGGTGATGTTTGAAGGCGCGATATTTGCCATCACATTGCTGTTGGCCGTGCTGGCTGCCGTCCCACAACGCCCGGAGCGCCAATGGCCGCCGCGGGTCATTTCTCCTCCCCGGCTACGGGTGCATCTGCGATTATGCGTCTTCCGTGAATGA
- a CDS encoding methionine ABC transporter permease yields MAEQWFPHLDLDSLWAATQETLYMTALSGVATFVFGIVLGLALFLTAKGGLFHNRAVYSVISVLVNVFRSIPFIILIVLLIPFTKAIVGTILGADAALPALIVGAAPFYARLVEIALREVDKGVIEATRSMGTRLSTLIFRVLLPESSPALVSGITVTLIALVSYSAMAGVIGAGGLGNLAYLEGFQRNHNDVTLVATVTILIIVFIIQFCGDVVTSLLDKR; encoded by the coding sequence CTGGCGGAACAATGGTTCCCGCATCTGGACCTGGATTCACTGTGGGCAGCGACGCAGGAAACGCTGTACATGACCGCGCTGTCCGGCGTGGCGACGTTTGTTTTCGGCATCGTGCTCGGTCTGGCGTTGTTTCTGACCGCCAAAGGTGGCCTGTTCCACAACCGCGCGGTGTACAGCGTGATTTCGGTGTTGGTGAACGTCTTCCGTTCCATCCCGTTCATCATCCTGATTGTGCTGCTGATCCCGTTCACCAAGGCAATCGTCGGCACCATTCTTGGTGCAGATGCGGCGCTGCCGGCCCTGATTGTTGGTGCGGCACCGTTTTATGCGCGTCTGGTGGAAATTGCCCTGCGTGAAGTGGACAAAGGGGTAATTGAGGCCACGCGTTCGATGGGCACCCGCCTGTCGACGCTGATTTTTCGCGTCCTGCTGCCGGAGTCTTCTCCGGCGCTGGTCTCGGGCATTACCGTCACCCTGATTGCGTTGGTGAGCTACAGCGCGATGGCTGGCGTGATTGGCGCAGGTGGCTTAGGCAATCTGGCGTATCTGGAAGGATTCCAGCGTAACCATAACGACGTCACGCTGGTGGCGACGGTGACCATTCTGATCATCGTCTTCATCATTCAGTTCTGCGGCGACGTGGTGACTTCACTTTTAGATAAACGATAA
- the ygjG gene encoding putrescine aminotransferase, with the protein MNRLPSSASALACSAHALNLIEKRTLDHEEMRALNQEVREYFKEHVNPGFLEYRKSVTAGGDYGAVEWQAGSLNTLVDTQGQEFLDCLGGFGIFNVGHRNPTVVSAVQNQLAKQPLHSQELLDPLRAMLAKTLAALTPGKLKYSFFSNSGTESVEAAIKLAKAYQSPRGKFTFIATSGAFHGKSLGALSATAKSTFRKPFMPLLPGFRHVPFGDISAMRSVLSECKKTGDDVAAVILEPIQGEGGVILPPQGYLPAVRKLCDEFGALLILDEVQTGMGRTGKMFACEHENVQPDILCLAKALGGGVMPIGATIATEEVFSVLFDNPFLHTTTFGGNPLACAAALATINVLLEQNLPAQAEQKGDMLLDGFRLLAREYPDLVQEARGKGMLIAIEFVDNEIGYNFASEMFRQRILVAGTLNNAKTIRIEPPLTLTIEQCEQVIKATGIALAALRVSVEQD; encoded by the coding sequence TTGAACAGGTTACCTTCCAGCGCCTCGGCTTTGGCCTGCAGCGCGCACGCATTGAATCTCATTGAGAAGCGCACGCTTGATCATGAGGAGATGAGAGCCCTCAACCAGGAGGTCCGGGAGTACTTTAAAGAGCATGTGAATCCGGGGTTTTTGGAGTATCGCAAGTCTGTCACTGCAGGCGGGGATTACGGAGCCGTAGAGTGGCAAGCGGGCAGTCTGAATACGCTTGTCGACACCCAGGGACAGGAGTTTCTCGATTGTCTGGGTGGCTTTGGTATTTTCAACGTGGGGCACCGTAATCCAACAGTGGTTTCCGCCGTACAGAATCAACTCGCAAAACAACCGCTTCACAGCCAGGAGCTGCTCGATCCGCTTCGGGCGATGCTGGCGAAAACGCTCGCCGCGCTGACGCCGGGCAAACTGAAGTACAGCTTCTTCAGCAACAGCGGCACCGAGTCCGTCGAGGCGGCGATTAAGCTTGCCAAGGCGTACCAGTCACCGCGGGGCAAATTTACCTTTATTGCCACCAGCGGCGCCTTCCACGGCAAATCGTTGGGCGCACTGTCGGCAACGGCGAAATCGACGTTCCGCAAACCGTTTATGCCGTTGCTGCCGGGCTTCCGTCACGTGCCGTTTGGCGATATCAGCGCCATGCGTTCCGTGTTGAGCGAATGCAAGAAAACCGGCGACGATGTGGCGGCGGTGATCCTTGAGCCGATTCAGGGCGAAGGGGGTGTGATTCTGCCACCGCAGGGTTATCTGCCCGCCGTGCGTAAGCTGTGCGATGAGTTTGGCGCGCTGCTTATCCTCGACGAAGTGCAGACCGGCATGGGTCGTACGGGCAAAATGTTCGCCTGTGAGCACGAAAACGTGCAGCCCGACATTCTGTGTCTGGCCAAAGCGTTGGGCGGCGGCGTGATGCCGATTGGGGCGACGATCGCCACTGAGGAAGTGTTCTCGGTGCTGTTCGACAACCCGTTCCTGCACACCACCACTTTTGGCGGTAACCCGTTGGCCTGTGCGGCCGCGCTGGCGACCATCAACGTGCTGCTGGAGCAGAATCTGCCCGCGCAGGCGGAACAGAAAGGCGACATGCTGCTGGACGGCTTCCGTCTGCTGGCGCGTGAATACCCGGATCTGGTGCAGGAAGCGCGCGGGAAAGGGATGCTGATTGCGATTGAGTTTGTGGATAACGAAATCGGCTATAACTTTGCGAGCGAGATGTTCCGCCAGCGGATCCTGGTGGCCGGCACGCTCAACAATGCCAAGACTATTCGCATTGAGCCGCCGTTGACGCTGACCATCGAACAGTGCGAGCAGGTGATTAAAGCCACCGGTATTGCGCTGGCCGCGTTGCGAGTTTCCGTGGAGCAGGACTGA
- a CDS encoding DNA repair protein, giving the protein MNKPIKRLEIIKNAIELEDDEIVHGQLVQLKKEPLDEGLKAIVQALEARRYADAIAAITVWLQNQRALTTWQDPRISASKLELKTLEAELQALHDRRTARIQRLDEFNELYMTRLGPLMTEILRLRKVLAEKMLRRQLREGSRSEPVAEESARQADAASQDYESYRQRHQEAQRHQAAQQRLAESERHELKRLWRQASKLCHPDLVDDSLKAEATTLMVRLNQARQRGDLPMVRSILTRLMQGQQPMLASSRLNDLEPLRQKIAEIRLQIRTLILELSGLEKEGAWQLVTTLRDQEGYFLQQEKAMSNTVRTLEKQIVDAGFDEVA; this is encoded by the coding sequence ATGAACAAACCCATTAAACGGCTGGAAATCATTAAAAATGCGATTGAGCTGGAGGACGATGAGATTGTCCACGGCCAGCTTGTGCAGCTGAAAAAAGAGCCGCTGGATGAGGGGCTGAAGGCCATCGTGCAGGCGCTTGAAGCCCGACGCTATGCAGATGCTATCGCCGCCATCACCGTCTGGTTGCAGAACCAGCGGGCGCTGACGACCTGGCAAGACCCGCGCATTTCTGCCAGTAAGCTCGAACTGAAAACCCTGGAAGCCGAATTGCAGGCATTGCACGATCGGCGTACTGCCCGTATTCAGCGGCTGGATGAATTCAACGAGTTGTACATGACTCGTCTCGGCCCGCTGATGACCGAGATCCTGCGTTTACGTAAAGTACTGGCCGAGAAAATGCTGCGTCGACAGCTGCGCGAGGGCAGCCGCAGTGAACCGGTGGCCGAAGAATCTGCGCGTCAGGCCGACGCCGCCAGCCAGGATTATGAATCGTATCGCCAACGCCATCAGGAAGCCCAGCGCCACCAGGCCGCGCAGCAGCGGCTGGCAGAATCTGAGCGTCATGAGCTGAAACGCCTGTGGCGACAGGCCAGCAAACTGTGCCATCCCGACCTGGTGGATGATTCACTGAAAGCGGAAGCCACCACGCTGATGGTGCGACTCAATCAGGCCCGCCAGCGCGGGGATCTCCCCATGGTGCGCAGTATTCTTACCCGTCTGATGCAGGGTCAGCAGCCGATGCTGGCCAGCAGTCGTTTGAACGATCTTGAGCCTTTACGACAGAAAATCGCCGAGATTCGGCTGCAAATTCGCACGCTTATTCTTGAGCTTTCGGGTCTGGAAAAAGAGGGCGCATGGCAGCTGGTGACGACGCTTCGCGACCAGGAAGGGTATTTTCTGCAGCAGGAAAAAGCGATGAGCAACACCGTGCGCACGCTGGAGAAGCAGATTGTAGATGCGGGGTTTGATGAGGTGGCATGA
- a CDS encoding protein-disulfide reductase DsbD family protein: MRILFRQLALCLLWLWLPVSHAADTGWLRAADNDHASVRLRAEAQQSGDTQVLLDVDLEKGWKTYWRSPGEGGIAPAIKWQTPLEMGWRWPVPQRFEVAGISTQGYHGNVTFPITLHGKLPEKLSGVLTLSTCSNVCILTDYPFTLDLTTPAGDNFSYDFTRAMGTLPLKDGLTSQLDAGYGPGKLTVTATRETGWQKPELFIDTLADTDFGKPTYHIDGPTLTATLPVSDGWGETAPDLRGKAISLVLTDSGQAQESRVTVGESPASESTLSLGWVLLMALAGGLILNVMPCVLPVLAMKLGTLVQTPSTDRRRVRQQFMASVVGIVTSFLALALMMTVLRLSNQALGWGIQFQNPWFIAAMALVMVLFSASLLGLFEIRLSSGLSTFLATRGGNGLAGHFWQGAFATLLATPCTAPFLGTAVSVALVAPLPLLWGLFFAMGIGMSLPWLLIAAWPGLAQHMPRPGRWMNVVRTVLGLMMLGSSLWLASLLAVHIGQTLTLALFAILACILLLATGWRWGWRVAGVSTLATALAIAIAFPLWHSTDKGIVADRIDWQPLSEQAIAAALADNKRVFVDVTADWCVTCKANKYNVLLREDVQDALTAPDVVALRGDWSRPSDTISQFLRTRHSVAVPFNQIYGPGLVQGRVMSPLLSRDDVLQTLSDAKGK, translated from the coding sequence ATGCGAATTCTTTTCAGGCAGCTTGCGCTCTGCCTGCTCTGGCTATGGCTGCCCGTCAGCCATGCGGCCGACACGGGCTGGCTGCGCGCCGCCGATAACGATCATGCCAGCGTCAGGCTGCGGGCCGAGGCTCAGCAGAGCGGTGACACGCAGGTGCTGCTGGATGTGGACCTCGAAAAAGGCTGGAAAACCTACTGGCGATCGCCGGGGGAAGGCGGGATTGCGCCGGCGATAAAATGGCAGACGCCGCTGGAGATGGGCTGGCGTTGGCCGGTGCCGCAGCGTTTTGAGGTGGCTGGCATTTCCACTCAGGGCTATCACGGCAACGTCACCTTCCCGATAACGCTGCACGGCAAGCTGCCTGAAAAACTCTCGGGCGTACTGACGCTGTCGACCTGCAGTAACGTCTGCATTCTGACCGACTATCCCTTTACCCTCGATTTGACTACCCCAGCCGGGGATAACTTCAGCTACGATTTCACCCGCGCTATGGGCACGCTGCCGCTCAAAGATGGCCTGACGTCGCAGCTGGATGCCGGTTATGGGCCGGGCAAACTGACCGTAACCGCCACGCGTGAAACGGGCTGGCAGAAGCCTGAACTGTTCATCGACACCCTCGCCGACACCGATTTCGGCAAACCCACTTATCACATTGACGGACCAACCCTGACCGCCACGCTGCCGGTCAGCGATGGCTGGGGCGAAACCGCGCCGGATCTGCGTGGGAAAGCCATTTCGTTGGTGCTAACTGATAGCGGCCAGGCGCAGGAGAGCCGCGTCACCGTTGGGGAATCTCCCGCCAGCGAATCGACGCTTTCTCTGGGCTGGGTGCTGCTGATGGCGCTGGCAGGCGGACTGATTCTCAACGTGATGCCGTGCGTGCTGCCGGTGCTGGCGATGAAGCTCGGCACGCTGGTACAAACGCCATCCACCGATCGACGTCGCGTGCGCCAGCAGTTTATGGCATCGGTGGTCGGGATTGTGACCTCATTCCTCGCCCTGGCACTGATGATGACTGTGCTGCGCCTGAGCAATCAGGCGTTGGGGTGGGGCATTCAGTTCCAGAACCCGTGGTTTATTGCGGCGATGGCGCTGGTCATGGTGCTGTTCAGCGCCAGCCTGCTCGGCCTGTTTGAAATCCGGCTCTCCTCGGGCTTATCCACCTTCCTTGCGACGCGAGGCGGGAACGGTCTGGCCGGTCATTTCTGGCAGGGCGCGTTTGCCACGCTGCTGGCGACGCCATGCACCGCGCCGTTCCTCGGCACAGCGGTATCGGTGGCGCTGGTTGCGCCGCTGCCGCTGCTGTGGGGTTTGTTCTTCGCGATGGGGATCGGCATGAGCCTGCCGTGGCTGCTGATTGCCGCCTGGCCTGGGCTGGCGCAGCACATGCCGCGTCCTGGCCGCTGGATGAACGTGGTCCGAACCGTTCTCGGACTGATGATGCTCGGCTCGTCGCTGTGGCTTGCCAGCCTGCTGGCGGTGCATATCGGGCAGACTCTGACGCTCGCGTTGTTCGCCATTCTCGCCTGTATTCTGCTGCTCGCGACGGGGTGGCGTTGGGGATGGCGCGTGGCCGGGGTCAGCACGCTGGCGACGGCGCTGGCTATCGCCATCGCGTTCCCGCTGTGGCATTCCACTGACAAGGGCATTGTCGCGGACAGGATCGACTGGCAGCCGTTAAGTGAACAAGCGATCGCCGCCGCGCTGGCGGACAACAAACGTGTGTTTGTCGATGTCACCGCCGACTGGTGTGTGACCTGCAAAGCCAATAAATACAACGTACTGCTGCGCGAAGATGTGCAGGACGCGCTCACCGCGCCGGACGTGGTGGCGCTGCGCGGCGACTGGAGCCGCCCATCGGACACTATTAGCCAGTTTCTTCGCACTCGCCACAGCGTGGCCGTGCCTTTCAATCAAATTTATGGACCCGGACTGGTGCAGGGGCGCGTGATGTCACCCCTGCTGAGCCGTGATGACGTGCTGCAAACCCTGTCCGACGCTAAAGGAAAATAA
- a CDS encoding DsbA family protein has product MRILTFILLFCFSTLSLAAEPDLENLLWNDPNTPSMGAEKPRLTLVSFTDYNCPYCKQFDPELEKIVHKYPDVKLVIKLLPFRSESSANSARIALTAWRQQPQQFWALHQRLMSKKGYHDEASILAAQQKTATANIKADGQSGETLQMNLILSQVLGVQGTPATLVGKTMVAGAIPYDELEALVKQELAKADAS; this is encoded by the coding sequence ATGCGCATTTTGACTTTTATCCTGCTGTTTTGTTTCTCGACGCTGAGCCTTGCGGCTGAACCCGATCTGGAAAACCTGCTCTGGAACGACCCGAATACGCCGTCGATGGGCGCGGAAAAACCGCGTCTGACGCTGGTCTCATTCACCGATTACAACTGCCCGTACTGCAAACAGTTCGACCCGGAGCTGGAGAAAATCGTCCATAAATATCCGGACGTGAAGCTGGTGATAAAACTGCTGCCGTTCCGCAGTGAAAGCTCCGCTAATTCCGCCCGCATCGCGCTCACCGCGTGGCGTCAGCAGCCGCAGCAGTTCTGGGCGCTGCATCAGCGATTGATGTCGAAAAAGGGCTATCACGATGAGGCGTCTATTCTGGCGGCGCAGCAAAAAACCGCGACCGCGAACATTAAAGCCGACGGGCAAAGCGGCGAGACGCTGCAAATGAACCTGATCCTCTCGCAGGTGTTGGGCGTGCAGGGCACACCGGCGACGCTGGTGGGGAAAACGATGGTCGCGGGCGCGATCCCTTACGACGAACTGGAGGCGCTGGTGAAACAAGAACTGGCGAAAGCCGATGCGAGCTAA
- a CDS encoding methionine ABC transporter ATP-binding protein: MIVLNQIRKIFDNGKAPIAAVDDVSLTVEQGQIYGIIGYSGAGKSTLIRLLNGLEKPTSGSVLINGQDISAARGETLRRARLKISMVFQHFNLLWSRTVSENIAFSMQIAGAPKAQINARVAELIDLVGLKGRENAYPSQLSGGQKQRVGIARALANSPDVLLCDEATSALDPQTTDQILDLLLDINRRFGLTIVLITHEMHVVRKICDRVAVMENGRVVEEGEVIRVFTHPQKPITQQFVRQVSQYAEDEAFNPELANDLQGSVIKLTFTGHSTHQPIVGELTLRYGLPFNILHGKMTQTAHGVFGQLWLHVVATEEQLNNILADLQRSDIDSEVIKHG; the protein is encoded by the coding sequence ATGATTGTACTAAACCAGATCCGAAAAATTTTTGATAACGGTAAAGCGCCCATCGCTGCGGTTGACGACGTCAGCCTGACGGTCGAGCAGGGGCAGATTTACGGCATTATCGGCTACAGCGGCGCAGGGAAAAGCACCCTGATTCGCCTGCTGAACGGGCTTGAAAAACCGACGTCCGGCAGCGTGCTGATTAACGGCCAGGATATCTCGGCCGCGAGGGGGGAAACCCTGCGTCGTGCGCGGCTGAAAATCAGCATGGTGTTCCAGCATTTCAACCTGCTGTGGTCGCGCACCGTCAGCGAGAACATTGCCTTTTCGATGCAAATCGCCGGGGCGCCGAAAGCACAGATTAACGCCCGCGTGGCGGAGCTTATCGATCTGGTTGGGCTGAAAGGGCGCGAAAATGCCTATCCGTCGCAGCTGTCCGGCGGCCAAAAACAGCGAGTGGGTATTGCCCGTGCGCTGGCGAACAGTCCGGACGTGCTGCTGTGCGATGAGGCCACCTCGGCTCTCGACCCGCAGACCACCGACCAGATTCTGGATTTGCTGCTCGACATTAACCGTCGCTTCGGCCTGACCATCGTGCTCATCACCCATGAGATGCACGTGGTGCGCAAGATATGCGACCGGGTGGCAGTGATGGAAAACGGTCGCGTGGTGGAAGAAGGCGAGGTGATCCGCGTCTTCACCCATCCGCAGAAACCGATTACCCAGCAGTTTGTGCGCCAGGTCAGCCAGTATGCTGAAGACGAAGCGTTCAACCCGGAGCTGGCGAACGATTTGCAGGGCAGCGTCATCAAACTGACGTTTACCGGGCACAGCACGCATCAGCCGATTGTCGGCGAACTGACGCTGCGCTACGGCCTGCCCTTCAACATTTTGCACGGCAAGATGACACAAACGGCGCACGGCGTGTTTGGCCAACTTTGGCTGCACGTGGTGGCCACAGAAGAACAGCTGAACAACATCCTCGCGGATTTGCAGCGCAGCGACATCGACAGCGAGGTGATTAAACATGGCTGA
- a CDS encoding PAS domain-containing methyl-accepting chemotaxis protein, translated as MSSNFTVTQRDYTLDDDTTLMSTTDLQSHITHANDTFVQVSGYRLEELTGQPHNLVRHPDMPKAAFADMWATLQQGEPWSGIVKNRRKNGDHYWVRANAAPMVRDGKISGYMSIRTKAQPEEIAAVEPLYKALNEGRSTKRVRKGLVVSKRWWGKLPAMALRWRVRGLMTLLWLLLTASQLVTGSHGLAIGVSTLMLLIGTAMIEWQIVRPVENVARQALNVATGERNSVTHLNRSDELGLILRSVGQLGLMCRWLIHDVSGQVASVRQGSETLAKGNDDLNERTRQSVANVQQTVATMSQMAASVQNNAQTATAADQLSNAASAAATQGGQAMHTVVKTMDDIADSTQRIGSITKLINDIAFQTNILALNAAVEAARAGEQGKGFAVVAGEVRHLASRSASAANDIRKLIDASASKVQSGSDQVHAAGKTMDDIVSQVRNVTGLIAQISLSTSEQAEGLSDLTRAVAELDAITQKNAGLVEESAQVSAMVKHRAGRLQDAVTVLH; from the coding sequence ATGTCATCCAACTTTACTGTCACGCAGCGTGATTATACGCTCGATGATGACACCACTTTGATGTCCACCACCGACCTGCAAAGCCACATTACCCACGCCAACGACACGTTTGTGCAAGTCAGCGGTTATCGCCTGGAAGAATTGACCGGGCAGCCGCATAACCTGGTGCGCCACCCGGATATGCCGAAGGCGGCGTTTGCCGATATGTGGGCCACGCTTCAGCAGGGCGAGCCGTGGAGCGGAATCGTCAAAAACCGCCGCAAGAACGGCGACCATTATTGGGTGCGGGCCAACGCAGCGCCGATGGTGCGCGACGGCAAAATTAGCGGCTACATGTCGATTCGCACCAAAGCCCAGCCGGAAGAGATTGCGGCGGTGGAGCCGTTGTATAAAGCGCTGAACGAAGGCCGCAGCACGAAACGCGTGCGGAAAGGTCTGGTGGTGAGCAAACGCTGGTGGGGAAAGCTGCCGGCAATGGCGTTGCGCTGGCGAGTGCGGGGGCTGATGACGCTGCTGTGGCTGCTGCTGACGGCTTCCCAGCTAGTGACGGGTTCGCACGGGCTGGCGATAGGCGTCAGTACGTTGATGTTGCTCATCGGGACGGCAATGATCGAATGGCAGATTGTGCGCCCGGTGGAAAATGTCGCCCGTCAGGCGCTGAACGTGGCGACTGGCGAGCGTAACAGCGTGACGCATCTTAACCGTAGCGACGAACTTGGGCTGATTTTGCGCTCGGTAGGGCAACTCGGATTGATGTGCCGCTGGCTTATCCATGATGTTTCCGGCCAGGTGGCGAGCGTGCGTCAGGGCAGCGAAACCCTGGCGAAAGGCAATGACGACCTGAATGAACGCACGCGCCAGTCGGTGGCGAACGTCCAGCAAACGGTGGCGACCATGAGCCAGATGGCGGCCTCGGTGCAGAATAATGCGCAAACGGCGACGGCGGCTGACCAGCTTTCAAACGCCGCCAGCGCGGCGGCGACGCAGGGCGGCCAGGCGATGCACACGGTGGTCAAAACCATGGATGACATTGCCGACAGCACGCAGCGCATCGGTTCAATCACCAAACTTATCAACGATATCGCGTTCCAGACCAACATTCTGGCGCTGAACGCGGCGGTCGAAGCGGCACGCGCGGGGGAGCAGGGCAAGGGTTTCGCGGTGGTCGCCGGAGAAGTGCGTCATCTGGCCAGCCGCAGCGCCAGCGCCGCCAACGATATCCGCAAGCTGATCGACGCCAGCGCCAGCAAGGTGCAGTCGGGTTCCGATCAGGTTCACGCGGCCGGGAAAACGATGGACGATATTGTCAGCCAGGTGCGCAACGTCACCGGGCTGATTGCGCAAATCAGCCTGTCGACCTCGGAGCAGGCAGAGGGGCTGTCGGACCTGACCCGCGCGGTCGCGGAGCTGGACGCCATCACCCAGAAAAACGCCGGGCTGGTGGAAGAAAGTGCTCAGGTGTCGGCGATGGTTAAACACCGTGCCGGACGCTTACAGGATGCGGTCACGGTGCTGCATTAA
- a CDS encoding protein disulfide oxidoreductase, whose product MRAKLKRWLREGVVLLLIAAAAMLVMDQFRQPTLPATFVSTPLQTLDGKPVSLAEMSQDRPLLVYVWATWCGVCRYTTPSVAKIAEEGGNVISVALRSGDDATLSNWLARKHYAMPTVNDASGQLSRSWQVQVTPTLMIISKGEVKSVTTGFTSGWGMKLRLWWAGL is encoded by the coding sequence ATGCGAGCTAAGCTCAAACGCTGGCTGCGCGAAGGTGTGGTGCTGCTGTTGATTGCCGCGGCGGCGATGCTGGTGATGGATCAGTTTCGCCAACCCACGCTGCCCGCGACGTTCGTCAGCACGCCGTTGCAAACGCTGGACGGCAAGCCGGTTTCTCTGGCTGAAATGAGCCAGGATCGTCCGCTGCTGGTGTACGTCTGGGCGACGTGGTGCGGTGTGTGCCGCTACACCACGCCGTCAGTGGCGAAGATAGCCGAGGAGGGCGGCAACGTGATAAGCGTGGCGCTCCGCTCCGGGGACGATGCGACGCTGAGCAACTGGCTGGCGCGCAAACATTACGCGATGCCGACGGTCAACGATGCATCGGGGCAGCTCTCCCGCAGCTGGCAGGTACAGGTCACGCCGACGCTGATGATTATTTCTAAAGGCGAAGTGAAATCAGTCACCACCGGATTCACCAGCGGCTGGGGCATGAAGCTGCGCCTGTGGTGGGCGGGACTGTAA